From the Bradyrhizobium ontarionense genome, the window GTTGTGGAAGCAGCCGGCTCGGGTCGGGTGGATCTCGGCCGTCTCGTCACCCGGACAACCACGGCGAACCTCCACGGCAGCGGCAATCTCAACCTCGCCGACAGCAGGCAGGAGTCGCTGCACATCACGCTGCGCGGCAGCGGCGTCGTCACCGCCAGTGGAGCGGCGCATGAGGTGTCACTGGAGTCGGCCGGCTCCGGCCGCGCCGATCTGGGTCGGCTGATCGCCGATCGCACCAGCGCGACGATTCACGGCAGCGGCGACGTCGACCTCGCGCCGCGACAGGATGCCGATATCTCCGTCTCCGGCAGCGCGGTCGTGCGACTGCACGGCGCCGTGGCGCGGATCAACTCGCACGTCTCGGGTTCCGGGCAGATCAAGCAGGTGCCGTAGACCTACACGAGAGAGATCACCGAGGAGAGAAGCCGATGTCCGCTTTCAAAAGTGCCTGCAGAGCTCTTTCGTTGCTCGCCATCTGTCTTACCGCGACGCTGGCGCAAGCGGCCGGCGTGCGATCGATCGACATTCCCGCGGACGCCGACGGACCGGCGATTCACGGTCTCGTCTGGTATCCCTGCGCCGAAAAGCCGGCAGAGATCCCGGTCGGCGTTTTCATCCTGACGGGGGTCAAGGACTGCCCGCTGGCAGGCGCGCATCTGCCGCTCGTCGCGGCGTCGCACGGGCGCGGCGGCTCGCTTCTCGGCAGTCACGATACGGCCGAGACGCTCGCCGACCACGGCTTCATGGTCGCGGCCATCAATCATCCCGGCGATACCGCGCAGGACCTGAGCCGGTCCGGCGATCTCTCGGTGTTCGTCGAGCGGCCCACCGACATCAAACGGCTGATCGACTTCATGGTCGGCCCGTCGCCCTTCGCTGCACACATCGATCATGACAGGATCGGCTTCTTCGGCTTTTCCCGCGGCGGCTATACCGGGCTCGTACTCCTCGGCGCCGATCCGGATTGGCCGGGAGCGGCCTTCGATCATTGTCAGCAAGCCCGGCGGCTGTTCTGCCAGGAGATCCTGGACAAGCGATATCCCTCGCAACCGCTGACGCATGATCCGCGGATCAAAGCTGCAGTGCTTGCCGATCCACCCGCCATCTTCTTCTCCGCCGAGAGCCTGGCACCCATCCACGTGCCGGTTCAACTCTGGGCATCGAGCCGGGGCGGGGACGGCGTGCTGCCCAGCCATGTCGCTTTCGTCGACGCCAACCTTCCGGCGGGGCACGACTATCGGGTGGTGCCGAACTCCGGCCACTTCGCCTTCTTCCTTTGTCCGCCGGCGCTGGTCCAGGCGCAGTCCGACCTCTGTGCCGATGCGCCGGACTTCGACCGCGTTGCCTTCCACGCAGAGTTCAACGCCGACGTGCTCGCCTTCTTCCGGGCCCGGCTGGCCCGGCCGGCGGAGTGAGGCCTCACGTCGGCTCCGTTCGCCGCGACCCTGGAAACATGGACGGCACCTTGCACGACTGATCCAACTCGGCCGACCCGCTCACTTGCCTCAGAAAACAGGACGCCTTCTCGATGACAGCCAGCAACCGTGTCGTGCTCTCCAGCGACCACGCCGCCATTCCGCTGCGACTGGCCATTGCCGTTCGTCTCGCGCGGCAGGACTGGGTCGTGGTCGATATCGGACCGACGACGCCGGAGAGCACCCACTATCCCAAGCATGGTGAAGCGGCCGCGCGGCTCGTCGCCTCCGGCGATTGCCGATTTGGCATCATTCTGTGCGGCACCGGCCAGGGCATCATGATGGCCGCCAACAAGGTCAAGGGCATCCGTTGCGGCGTCTGCGCGGACACGTTCTCGGCGCGGATGATCCGCCAGCACAACGACGCCAACATGCTGTCGATCGGAGCGCGCGTGGTTGGGGAAGGCCTGGCGCTCGATATCGTCGACGCATTCCTCACTGCGGATTTCGAGGGCGGCCGGCATGCGACGCGGGTGGACATGATCACCGCGCTGGAGGAGTAGCGCCGTCGCTTCTTGTCCGGACAATGATGCCGCGATCGAGCTCGCGGCGATTGGTCTGAATTCGTTCACCCAATCCCTACATCTCGATTGCGCGGGCTCCATTCTGGTTGCTTTTCTGGACAGGTACACCAAGCCAAAACGCCGGGCGCCGGTCAGGAGAGAGCCTTGGATTTCGAATTCGCCTATCGTCGCCTTGTCGATGCCGAGCCGGCTGATGCGGCCCGGGTTTCGGAGGAGGTCGCCGACGCATTCTCGGACTCGCTTCTGACCGCTGCCTCGATCTCCGAGCAGCATATTGATTTCGTCTGCCGTCTGCTCGCCAATCCCCTCCTGACCGGAAGGCGAGGCTTGTTCCATCTGGTCACTGGGCTCTACCTCGAGCGTGAGAAGCTGTCGGCGATCCAAGCCCAACGCCTGCTCGCGTGCATGGCCGCCAACTTCGAGCATGTGGCAGATGAAGATCCGGCCTTTGCCGTCGGCGACTTCGTGGCGCGCGTCGCGCCGCCCGATCGTGCGTTGGCGCTGTTGCGGGAGATGACGGGCAAGGCCGGCGCGCGCGACGCCGTCTCCGGCATATTCCTGGGACTGGATATTCTGCTGAAGCGAAACAAGGAGAATGCGGAGTTTCTCGCCGCTGTCGACGCAGCGGTGATAGCTGCGACCAAACGGGCCGTCGAACTCGAGACCGGAGACGACGCGCCCGCGCTGCGGCTCGTCAGGCAGATCGAACGCGCCTTCGCTCATCGCGAGAAGCCGGACGTTCTGATCAATCGGTCAATTCCGGTGGCCGATGACGAGGATGTGCTGTGGTTTGCCGGCAGGGACTGGCGCGAGATTACGCTGCAGGATTGGAACGGCCATTCCGACGCATTCTTCAGGTTCGCGCCGGACGCGTTCCGATACTATCTGCAAAGCATCTTGTGTCTGGCGGCGAAAAATCCCGAAGAGAACCTGCTCGCAGCCGATGCGCTGGTCAATTGTCTCGACCGTACGCCCAATCCCGAATGGTGGGATCAGTTCCTGCTCGACTGCTTGTACGGGCTGCGGGTCGATGAGTACGATGCGATCAGTAGCTGGATCGTCATGCTTTCGGAAAGAAAATCCTACGAGGAGGGTTCGCTAACGCGTGCCTATCGGACGATTCATCTATTGCGCGCGGAAGCCGAGAAGGACTGGTTGCGCCGCCTGAAGCGGTCGTGAGTGGCGGACGAGCATCTGACCGGTGAGGACATTCGGAGTGAAGACCGATGCCGAAAGCGCGCATCATGTATATCGAGAACAAGTCGGAATCGCTGAACGGGCCGGCGCGGATTGGCTGCGTTACGTTCTCTAAGACCGGCAAGTCGATCAGCTACGGAGGGCGCACCTTTCAGAGCCTGAAGGGACGCGGATACAAGGCCAACTATTTCGATGTCGAAACCGGCGAACGGTTTTGGATTTCCGGTCCGCGAAAGGACGGTCAGGATCGTCTCTACGCCGAGAGCTCCGCGCGGATCGAAATCGATCCCGACGTCTTGGAGGAATACTGGCGCGACATCCGGGGAAAGCTCCCCGAATGAGGCCAGCGACGTTTGCACTGCTTCCGCTGATTCCGCTGACGGATGCACGGTGAAATCGACGGACCTCCGATCCGTTGCAACCTGCGTCCGAATGCCGACGGTTGCGAAATCGCCGGGCGGTGTTGCCGGCTCATTCTGAGGAGCGGACGCCTCCCGCTGCGCAGCCGGGCCACAGATAGTTATCCAATTGGAAAACTATTGTTGACAGCTGGCCGCTGCACGTCCATTGTTAGCTGCATGGATAACTATCCTCCTCGCCTCGACAACGTGTTCAGCGCGCTCGCCGATCCAACGCGGCGCGCAATCATCGCGCGGCTCTCGCAAGGCGAGGCGTCCGTGGGCGAACTCGCTCAGCCGTTCGACATGGCACTGCCGAGCCTGATGAAACACATCAGTGTGTTGGAGACCGGCGGCCTCGTCGAGTCGGAGAAACACGGCCGTGTCCGCACATGCCGCCTGATGCCGGGCGCCATGAAGGGGGCCGAGAACTGGCTCATCGAGCAGCGCGCCATCTGGGAAGCCCGCCTTGACCGGCTCGAGGCTTATGTCGCGACGCTCGAGCAGAAGCCGCCAGGGAAAAAGCGTCGCGACCGACGCGCCCAACCACACACGATATCCTCAAAGCACAGGAAATCGCCATGACCTCAACTCCGGACGCCGCTCTCGCCCACTGGGATATCGAGCGCGAGATCGTTCTCTCGCGTGTCATCAAGGCAAAGCGTGATGTCGTCTTTGCGGCCTGGACCGAGCCGGAGCATTTGCTGAATTGGTTCGGACCGGCGGGGTTCAAGATCGAAAGCAGGGAGATCGACATTCGCGTCGGCGGCATGTGGCGCTTCGATATGGTCGCGCCAGACGGCCAGCGATTTTCAAATCGAATGTGCTTTCGGCGCATCGAGCCGCCGCACCTGATCGAGATCGATCATGGTTCGGACATGGATGACGATCCAGCCCGGTTTCGCACCACGATTACGTTCCATGAGCAGAGCGACGGCAAGACCGTGATCACGCTGCGGCAACTGCATCCGACCAAGGCACAGCGCGACTGGACGATCGGCTTCGGCGCCGTCGAGTACGGCTACCAGACCCTGGAGAAGTTGGCGCGGCACGTCGAGACGGCGACAGGTCAGCTATAGCGGCTGTCGAGCCCTGAATGACACGCCAGGTGAGGCGCTAGAGAAAGCGTCTCACGAAATTCAGCGCTGCCTCCGCCACCTCGCGCCAGCCGCTGCCGATGGTCAGCGCGTGACCGCGCCACGGAAGTTGGACGAACTCGGTGACGGCGTCCTGATTGCGCTCCTGCCGTTCATAGGCGGCGCGGCCGACCGATGGCGGCAGGGTGTGGTCGCGCTCCCCGGAGATGATCAGCAACGGTCCACGTTGGCCGGAGCTGGCCGGGGTTTGCGGCATCGGCCAGGCAGATCGCAGGGCCGAGACCGGCAGGGGCAGTCCCCCGCGAAACGGGGCCGGATCGATCGCCACCGTCGCGGCCGAAAGCCCGCGCCCGGCCAGGGTCTGCGCGATCAGCCCGCCGAGCGCGTGGCCGACGAGGGCCGGGCGGCGGTCCAGCGCCTCGGAGAGGCGGGAGAAATGCGCCGCGACCTCGCCGATGGTTTCGGGCGCCGCGGCGCCGCCCACCTCCGCCGGCCAACCGGGCGCCAACGCCGCATAGCCTGCGGCGTTGAACATCTCGGCCCAGCGGTCCCACGAATTGGGCTTCAACCACAGGCCGTGGATGAAGATGACCGCAGGCTTTTGGGACGCGTTGGCCGCTCCGATCGCATCATCAATTGTATGGGTCGGCATCATCGACGTCCTTCCGGCTCTGCTGCGCTGGATCAGTCTGTGAACGTCAGCGCGACGACGGTGCGTCGGCCGGCCGTCCATTGAGGAAGGCGTCGATCGCAGCGACCGTCGCCGCCGGCTGCTCCTCCATCAGCCAGTGGCCGGAGCCGGCGATGACCTGCTCCTGGACGTCGGTCGCGCCGGCCCGCATCACCGCAGCCATCGTCGCGCCGAACGACGCTGCGCCCCCGATCGCCAGCACCGGCATCGGCAGCTTGCCGTGCGCTGCAAGCCAGGCGCGGTTGTCGATCGCGTCCTGATCAAAGGCGGCGAACTGGCGGAAGCCCGCATGCATCCGCCCGGGCGTGGCGTAGAGCTGTGCGTAGTGAACGCGCGCGGCTTCCGGGAAATGGGCGGGATCGGCCGAGAACTCGTTCCAGAAGCGGTCGAGATAGATGCGCTCGCGGCCGGCCACCAGGCGCTCCATATCGGGGCCGCCGAAGCGGAAGTGCCACAGCAGCGGGTTCTTCAGGATCTCCTCCCACGGACCGATGCCCGGCACCGGCGCATCCATCAGCACCAGCCTGGTCACCCGGTCGGAATGCCGCGCCGCCAGCGCATAGGCGACCATGTTGCCGATGTCGTGCGCCACGACCTCGGCGGTTACAGCGCCCAGCGCGTCCATGACGCCTGCGATGTCCTCCGCCTGGTTGGCCTTCTCGAAGCCGGTGTCGGCACGGGCGGACAGGCCGAGCCCGCGCAGATCGGGCACGATCACCGTGTGGTTCTGCGCAAGCTTGGCGGCGAGCGGCACCCACATGTCGCCGGTGTCGCCATAGCCGTGCAGCAGCACGACGGCAGGCCCGGTGCCGCCGACGCGGACGTGGAGCGTCGTGCCGTTGGTCGCGACCTCCTGGGTGCGGAAGGTCTTGGGGAAATCCCCCGGCGCCTCGGTCGCGTCGGCGAGGGCGGCACTCGTGAGGACGGTGAGCGCGGTGGCGGCAAGGGCGGTTCGTTGCAGCAGGCGGGGCAGGTTCATGGCGATCTCCTCGGGGTGAGCCTTGTTGATGCAGGCAAAGCTAGACGAGGGCGGGCCGCGGTATTAGAGGGTAGTGAAGCCAAGGATTTTTGATCTGGACGCAAAGATGGCCATGACCAGCGCGGACCGCGCCCGAGAGCTCGAGGTGTTCTGCGCCGTCGCCGACAGCGGCAGTTTTTCAGCCGCCGGCCGCAGCCTCGCACTGACCGCATCGGCCGTCAGCCGGACCCTCGACCGGATCGAGGCGCGGCTCGGCGCCCGCCTGCTGTTGCGCACCACGCGCGCGCTCACGCTGACCGCCGAGGGCCGCGCCTATCTCAGCGCGGCCCGCCGCATCCTGGCCGACCTCGACGAGGCCGAGCAGGCGATCGCCGACCAGGGGTCGCCACGCGGCCGCATCCGGGTCAGCGCCGCCATTTCCCACGGGCGCATCTGCATTGTTCCGCTGCTGGGCGAGTTCGTGCGGCGCTATCCGAACATCGTGGTCGATATCAACCTCAGCGACGGGCTCGTCGATGTGGCGGCGGGGCAGGCGGATGTGGCGGTTCGCGGCGGTCCGCTGGCCGACAGCGCGCTCACCGCACGCCGTCTCAGCGAGAATGGCCGCACCGTCGTCGCCTCGCCCGACTACCTCGCCCGCTGGGGCGTGCCCGAGACGCCGGAAGACCTGTACAACCACAATTGCCTGAACTTCAGCTTTCGCCGCGCCGAGCCGGTCTGGCCGTTCCGCTGCGACGGGATCGACTACGCCCTGAAGGTGCGAGGCGCGATTGAAGCCAACAGCGGCGACACGCTAAGCCAGTTGGCTCTCGATGGCGTCGGCATCGCCCGCGTCGGCAATTTCAGCCTCGGGAACGCGGTCGTGGAGGGACGACTGGTCCCGCTTCTTGAATCGTTCAATCCCGGCGACAAGGAAGTCTTTCACGCGGTCTTCGTCGGCGGCGCCAACATGCCGGCGCGCATCCGGGTGTTCGTGGACTACCTGGTGGAGCGGATGGGGGATAGCCTTGGACAGGCAACGACGCGGCGACGATCCGTGACGTAGCGGCGGAATTGATCGCGCCTCAGATCCGCTGCACCCTACCCAGCCTGCGTCCGAAGTCCTGCACGGGTCGGCAGCCTTTTGACGAGGTCGCCGACCTCCTGCTGCGCCAATCGCAATTCGTAGATCTTTTGCAGGTTGAGCCAGAAATCCGGGCTGGTCCCGAACCAGTGGCCCAGGCGTAACGCAGTATCGGCGGTGATGCCGCGCTGGCCGTTGATAATTGCGGTGATCCGGTTGACAGGCACGTCGAGCTGGCGCGACAGCTCTGCGGCCGATAGGCCGAGTTCGTCGAGCTCTTCGGCGAGATGAACGCCCGGATGAATGGGGCTGCGTGCCATGGCGTGCCTCCTAGTGATAGTCGACGATCTCGACATTGACTGGGCCGGGTGAGCCGGCGGGCCATTCAAAACAGATCCGCCATTGATCATTGATGCGGATGCTGTACTGGCCCTGCCGATTGCCTTTGAGCCTCTCCAACCGGTTGCCCGGCAAGGCGGCAAGATCCTTCAAGCTTGTTGCGGCTTCCAGCCGATCGAGCCGTATCTCCGCCTGCCGGGCGAACCCGGAGAATTCCCGAACAACTTCGCCATTCGCAAAGCGCTCGGTCCTTCTGTCCCGGTAGCCGACAATCATGCCGGCAATATAGGAAGAATTACGAGATACGTAAAGCGTAAAGCTGCTCCATCGAGACGTCTCGACCATCGGGAACTCGGCTCAGGCGAACTCTGCATCATCACGTGCTGGATGGGCCATCAAACCCCGGATGTGTTTCTGCTGAGGCTAATCTTGACGGCGCTGGTTCGGACCAGCCTTGCGACGTCGACCGGCCTTTGCCGCCGGCGCAGGTGAGCGCCGGGCCGCGACGCGATGCGCGGCGGCGAGCGCTGCACGGGCCCAGGTCACGAGCTCGTCGGGCTCGTCGAACAATCGCTCAGGCGCGCGCCAGAAGGCGAGGTCGATGGCGCGTCCGCCCTTGGTGTAGTTGAGCGGCGGATATGACGCGGCCTCCTGGAAGATCTGCTTGTTGCCGTCATCGACCCGGACATAGAGCGTGTCGTCGGCCACCATCGCCAGCATGACGCCGTCGCAGAACACACCGGTCTTGCCGAACATGCGGCGGAAGGTGAGGCGGCCGAGCGGCGCCAGCTGTTCGCGCAGAAACTCCGAGAAGCCCGCACTGGCAACCATGGCCTCTCGCTACTCCGCCGCGACCATCTGCTGGATGCGCCACTGGCCGAGCAGAGCGCGCAGCGAGGCCGGCTTCAGCGGCTTGTTGAGCACGGCGATGTTCTCGTCGCGGGCGGCGGCGCGGACGTGCGGGCTGCGGTCGGCGGTGATCAGGATGGCGGGCAGCGCCTCGTTGAAGCGGCGGCGGATGTCGCGGATGGCGGCGATGCCGTTGCCGCGGTCGAGGTGGTAGTCGACGAGCAGGCCGGTGACGGCGCCGCCGCGCGCCTCGACGGCGTCGACGGCGGATTCGAAGTCGGCCACGGCGATCACCTCGGCGTCCCACGCCGTCAGCAAGGTCCGCATGCCGTCGAGGATCGCGGGGTCGTTCTCGATGCAGACGATCAGCGCGCCGCCGATCGACGTCTTGGCGAGCGGCGTCGCGCTGGTCACGGCTGCGGTGTGGTTGATCGCCTTGGCGATCGGCACCGTCACCGAGAAAGCCGAGCCGCGGCCCGGATTGGAGTCGAGCGCAATGCCGTGGTTGAGCACGCGCGCGATGCGTTCGACGATCGACAGGCCGAGGCCCAGGCCGCGGGCGATCCGCGCGCCCTGTTCGAGCCGGTGGAATTCCTTGAAGATCTCGCCGCGCTTCACCGGCGGGATGCCGACGCCGGTGTCCCAGACGCCGATCCGCAGCGACTGGCCGTGCCGGCGGCAGCCGACCAGGACGCGGCCCTTGGGGGTGTATTTGATGGCGTTGGAAATGAAGTTCTGCAACAGCCGGCGCAGCAGCAGGCGGTCGGATTCGACGGGAAGCGATGAGGGTACGAAGGTCAGCTCCAGCCCCTTGGCGCGGGCGGCCGGAGCGAACTCGATTTCGAGCGAGCGCATCAGGTCGGCCATCTTGAAGCTCGATATCGACGGCGTCATCGCGCCGGCATCGAGCCGGGAGATGTCGAGCAGCGCGCCGAGGATCTCCTCGATCGCCTCCAGCGAGTCGTCGATGTTCTCCACCAGCCGCGAGTCCTCGCTGGGCGTCTGCCGCTCGACGAGGCTCGTCACGTAGAGGCGCGCCGCGTTCAGCGGCTGCAGAATGTCGTGACTGGCGGCGGCGAGAAAGCGCGTCTTGGAGATGTTGGCATCCTCGGCGGCGCTCTTGGCCAGCGCCAGCTCCGAGTTCAGCCGGGTCAGCTCCTCGGTGCGGTCGCGCACGCGCTTTTCCAAGGTCGCATTGGCGCGCTCCAGCGCCTCGGCGGCCTCGAACGACGGCGTGACGTCGGTGAAGGTGATGACGAGCCCGCCGTCCGGCATGCGGTTGGTGCGGACCTCGATCACCATGTGGCATTCGGCGAGGCGTTCCAGATAGGGCTCACCTTCGGTGGTGTAGGCCGCGAGCCGGCGCGCCAGCAGCGCGTCGCTGTCCTCATAGGTGGGCTCGCCGATCGTACCCATGAATTCGAGGATCTCCCTCAAGGGGCTGCCGATCTGCACCAGATGCGGCGGCAGGCCCAGGAGATCCACGAACTGGCCGTTGGAGCAGATCAGCTGCAGGTCGACGTCGAACACGGCAATGCCCTGGCGCACGTGGTTCAGCGCGGTCTGCAGGATCTCGCGGTTGAAGTGGAGCGCGGCGTGGGAGTCGTCGAGCAGCTTCAGCGCGGCCTTGGCCGAGACCGCGCGCTTGCGCAGCAGCAGCGACATCACCAGCCGCGACGAGGCCGCGCCGATCGAGGAGGCGATCAGGTGCTCGGCATGGCGCAGCAGCTCGAAATCCGCCGGTGCGGCCGGATCGAGCGGGAGGTTGCGGCCGTCGGCGAAGGCCTCGAACGAGGCGCGGGCACGGTCCGGCCCGAGATATTGCGCCACCGTGCTCTGGATGTCCTGCACGGTCACGGTGGAGCGCCAGCGCCGGAAGCTCGGCGCGCTCGGCGTCAGCTCCGCCGGCACGAACAGGTCGGCCTGCAGCAGCTCGATCGATGACGGCTGCCGCGCCAGCGACAGCACGACATAGGTCAGCAAATTGAGCGACAGGCTCCAGAGCACGCCATGCAGCAGCGGCGGCAGGTCGGTGCCGAGCAGCGCCTGCGGCCTGAGAGCCTCGAGCCCGAACGGGCCGTGCTGCAGGAACAGGATGCCCGCGGTCGAGGTGTCGAGGAAGCTCGGGATGAACAGCGTGTAGAGCCAGACGCCGAAGCCGACCAGCATGCCGCCGATCGCGCCGCGCGCGGTCGCCCGGCGCCAGAACAGGCCGCCGAAGAAGCTCGGCGCAAGCTGGGCGATCGCGGCAAAGGACAGCAGGCCGATGGCCGCGAGCTGGGTGGTGCCGAGCGCGCGGTAGTAGAAATAGGCCATCACCATGATGGCGAAGATCGCGATGCGGCGGGTGCCGAGCAAGAAGCCGGCGAAGTCGCGGCCGACCTCGCGATGATCCTGCTGGCGCTGCAACACCAGGGGCACCACGATGTCGTTGCAGACCATGATCGACAGCGCCACGCACTCGACGATCACCATCGCGGTTGCCGCCGACAGGCCGCCGACGAACACCAGGATCGACAGCCATTGCGAATTCGCCTCGATCGGCAGCGCCAGCACGTACATGTCGCTGTCGACCGCGCCGAACGGGAAGGTGACGAGGCCGGCGAGCGCGATCGGGATCACGAACAGATTGATCGCGACGAGATAGAGCGGAAACAGCCAGCGGGCGCGCGACACCTGCGCGTCGTCGGCGTTCTCGACCACGCTGACGTGGAACTGGCGTGGCAGCAGCATCGGGGCGCAGAACGACAGCAAGGTCATGGTCAGGAAGCTGCCGATGCCCGGCACATATTCCAGCGCGCGCTCGGCCTCGGGCGATTTCATCGCCCGCTCGATCAGCTCGACCGGCGAGAACATCCAGAAGGTGACGAAGGCGCCGGCGGCCAGGAAGGCGACCAGCTTGATGATCGACTCGGTCGCGACCGCCAGCATCAGGCCATGCTGGTGCTCGGTGGCGTCGGTCTGCCTTGTGCCGAACAGCACCGCGAAGACAGCCATCGCGAAGGTCACCATCAACGCCATGTCGCCGACGATAGGAATGTGGGCGAAGGCGCGGTCGTCGATCAGGATGGTCTGCAGCGAGGACGCGACGGCCTTCAGCTGCAATGCGATGTAGGGCACCGAGCCGATGATCGCGATCAGCGCCACCGTTGCCGCCACCGCCTGGCTCTTGCCGTAGCGAGCGCCGATGAGGTCGGCGACGGAGGTGATGTTCTGCGATTTGGCGAGCCGGATGACACGGCGCAGCAGTGGCGTGCAGGCGCCGACCATCAGGATCGGCCCGAGATAGATCGCGAGGAAGTCGACGCTGTTGCGCGAGGCGAAGCCGACCGAGCCGAAGAAGGTCCAGGAGGTGCAGTAGATCGCCAGCGACAGCGGGTAGATCAGCCCGGACAGCCGGCCGCGGCTTTCCGGCGGCCGCCGGTTGGCCGCCCGGTTGCCATGGCTGGCAACCAGGAACAGGAAGCCGATGTAGCCGAACGCGGCCGCGATCACGCCCCAGTCATGCAGCATGGCTTGCGCGTCTCCTGACGTCTGTCTCAGGGCTCCGGGCTGATCCCGTGATCCGGGAAACCTAGCCGTTTGCAGGAGGCGAGGCGACAGCGATCTTCCCGGGCGAGTGCAGACCTCGGTTCATCGTTAGCAGCGGCAGCCGTCGCGGCATTCTCCGTCGTCATTCCGGGGTGCCCGCAGGGCGAGCCCGGAATCCATCTCGCCTCATGCTCCGTAGCCCAATGGATTCCGGGCTCGTGCTTCACACGCCCCGGAATGACGGAGAGAGGTGGCGGGACTACTCCGCCGCCAGGGCCTTCTTGTGCAGCGCAAGGCCGAGCCGTTCCCAGACCTGCAGCAGCGCCTCGGCGAGGCGGTCGATCAGGCCGTCGTCATGATAGGGCGAGGGCGTAATGCGCAGGCGCTCGGTGCCCTTGGCGACGGTCGGGTAGTTGATCGGCTGGATATAGATGCCGTGCTCTTCGAGCAGCAGGTCGCAGGCCTGCTTGCACTTCTCGGGATCGCCGACGAACAGCGGCACGATGTGGGTGTCGTTGGCCATCACCGGCAGGCCGGCGGCCGTGAGGATCGCCTTGACCCGCGCGGCGCGGTCCTGGTGGCGCTCGCGCTCCCAGCTCGACGACTTCAGATGCTTGATCGCAGCCGTCGCGGCCGAGCAGATCGGCGGCGGCAGCGCGGTCGTGAAGATGAAGCCCGGCGCGTAGGAGCGCACGGCGTCGATGATCTCGCCCGAGGCTGCGATGTAGCCGCCGAGACAGCCGAACGCCTTGGCCAAGGTGCCTTCGAGGATGTCGATCCGATGCATCACACCGTCGCGCTCGGCGATGCCGCCGCCGCGCGGGCCGTACATGCCGACCGCGTGGACCTCGTCGACATAGGTCATGGCGTTGTAGCGCTCGGCGAGGTCGCAGATCGCGGCCAGCGGCGCCACGTCGCCGTCCATCGAATACAGGCTCTCGCAGGCGATCAGCTTGGGTCGGTCGGGACCGGCCGCGATCAGCAGCTCTTCGAGATGGGCGACATCGTTGTGGCGGAAGATCTGGCGCTCGGCGCCGGACTGGCGCACGCCCTCGATCATCGAATTGTGGTTCAGCGCATCGGACAGGATCAGGCAGTTCGGGATCAGCTTGGCGATGGTGGCGATGCCGGTCTGATTGGAGACATAGCCTGATGTAAACAGCAGCGCCGCTTCCTTGCCGTGGAGATCGGCGAGCTCCGCCTCCAGCTGCACCAGCGGATGATGGGTGCCGGCGATGTTGCGGGTGCCGCCGGCGCCGGTGCCGACCCGGGTCGCGGTCTCGACCATCGCGCCGACCACCTTCGGGTGCTGGCCCATGCCGAGATAGTCGTTGGAGCACCAGATCACGACGTTGCGGGGCCCGTTCGGCGAATGCCACAGCGCATGCGGAAACCGGCCGGCGATGCG encodes:
- a CDS encoding alpha/beta hydrolase family protein, whose product is MSAFKSACRALSLLAICLTATLAQAAGVRSIDIPADADGPAIHGLVWYPCAEKPAEIPVGVFILTGVKDCPLAGAHLPLVAASHGRGGSLLGSHDTAETLADHGFMVAAINHPGDTAQDLSRSGDLSVFVERPTDIKRLIDFMVGPSPFAAHIDHDRIGFFGFSRGGYTGLVLLGADPDWPGAAFDHCQQARRLFCQEILDKRYPSQPLTHDPRIKAAVLADPPAIFFSAESLAPIHVPVQLWASSRGGDGVLPSHVAFVDANLPAGHDYRVVPNSGHFAFFLCPPALVQAQSDLCADAPDFDRVAFHAEFNADVLAFFRARLARPAE
- the rpiB gene encoding ribose 5-phosphate isomerase B, translated to MTASNRVVLSSDHAAIPLRLAIAVRLARQDWVVVDIGPTTPESTHYPKHGEAAARLVASGDCRFGIILCGTGQGIMMAANKVKGIRCGVCADTFSARMIRQHNDANMLSIGARVVGEGLALDIVDAFLTADFEGGRHATRVDMITALEE
- a CDS encoding SRPBCC family protein; this encodes MTSTPDAALAHWDIEREIVLSRVIKAKRDVVFAAWTEPEHLLNWFGPAGFKIESREIDIRVGGMWRFDMVAPDGQRFSNRMCFRRIEPPHLIEIDHGSDMDDDPARFRTTITFHEQSDGKTVITLRQLHPTKAQRDWTIGFGAVEYGYQTLEKLARHVETATGQL
- a CDS encoding type II toxin-antitoxin system RelE/ParE family toxin; the encoded protein is MIVGYRDRRTERFANGEVVREFSGFARQAEIRLDRLEAATSLKDLAALPGNRLERLKGNRQGQYSIRINDQWRICFEWPAGSPGPVNVEIVDYH
- a CDS encoding alpha/beta fold hydrolase, which translates into the protein MNLPRLLQRTALAATALTVLTSAALADATEAPGDFPKTFRTQEVATNGTTLHVRVGGTGPAVVLLHGYGDTGDMWVPLAAKLAQNHTVIVPDLRGLGLSARADTGFEKANQAEDIAGVMDALGAVTAEVVAHDIGNMVAYALAARHSDRVTRLVLMDAPVPGIGPWEEILKNPLLWHFRFGGPDMERLVAGRERIYLDRFWNEFSADPAHFPEAARVHYAQLYATPGRMHAGFRQFAAFDQDAIDNRAWLAAHGKLPMPVLAIGGAASFGATMAAVMRAGATDVQEQVIAGSGHWLMEEQPAATVAAIDAFLNGRPADAPSSR
- a CDS encoding 1-deoxy-D-xylulose-5-phosphate synthase, with protein sequence MPKARIMYIENKSESLNGPARIGCVTFSKTGKSISYGGRTFQSLKGRGYKANYFDVETGERFWISGPRKDGQDRLYAESSARIEIDPDVLEEYWRDIRGKLPE
- a CDS encoding LysR family transcriptional regulator, producing the protein MAMTSADRARELEVFCAVADSGSFSAAGRSLALTASAVSRTLDRIEARLGARLLLRTTRALTLTAEGRAYLSAARRILADLDEAEQAIADQGSPRGRIRVSAAISHGRICIVPLLGEFVRRYPNIVVDINLSDGLVDVAAGQADVAVRGGPLADSALTARRLSENGRTVVASPDYLARWGVPETPEDLYNHNCLNFSFRRAEPVWPFRCDGIDYALKVRGAIEANSGDTLSQLALDGVGIARVGNFSLGNAVVEGRLVPLLESFNPGDKEVFHAVFVGGANMPARIRVFVDYLVERMGDSLGQATTRRRSVT
- a CDS encoding alpha/beta hydrolase, which gives rise to MPTHTIDDAIGAANASQKPAVIFIHGLWLKPNSWDRWAEMFNAAGYAALAPGWPAEVGGAAAPETIGEVAAHFSRLSEALDRRPALVGHALGGLIAQTLAGRGLSAATVAIDPAPFRGGLPLPVSALRSAWPMPQTPASSGQRGPLLIISGERDHTLPPSVGRAAYERQERNQDAVTEFVQLPWRGHALTIGSGWREVAEAALNFVRRFL
- a CDS encoding ArsR/SmtB family transcription factor produces the protein MTAGRCTSIVSCMDNYPPRLDNVFSALADPTRRAIIARLSQGEASVGELAQPFDMALPSLMKHISVLETGGLVESEKHGRVRTCRLMPGAMKGAENWLIEQRAIWEARLDRLEAYVATLEQKPPGKKRRDRRAQPHTISSKHRKSP
- a CDS encoding HigA family addiction module antitoxin codes for the protein MARSPIHPGVHLAEELDELGLSAAELSRQLDVPVNRITAIINGQRGITADTALRLGHWFGTSPDFWLNLQKIYELRLAQQEVGDLVKRLPTRAGLRTQAG